The window GTGTTGTGGAAGAATATATGCAGCCTGTCAAAAATTCGAAGATTGCGGGTTCGGAAAGGGGGGTAACGAAGAGCGAAGAGGAACCAAAAAGGTCGGTTATCAGGAAGAACGTAAAGAAATCGGTACCACAAGTGGAAAAAGAGAAGATCGCAAAAAACCAACAACATTGAGTAAAAAAGTGCGCTAAAAAAGAAAAAGAGATAACCCCTTACGTGGAGGAATTTAGTCATGACAAAAGCTCAAAGCACATCAGAATCAAACTTTATCGTTGGAATAGATCTGGGAACATCACGTTCCGCTATTGTTACAGAAAACGGGGTAAAGGGAGTAGTAGAATCTATCGTTGGATGGCCGCAGGATATTATTGGTCTCAAGGTGCTGGGAAACTCTATTGCAATTGGTGACACCGCACTGGAATTTCGAGAATTCCTGGAGATCAGTTATCCATTGGCAAACGGAGTTATCAAAGAAGGGGTTAAGAGGGACGTTGAAGCCGCTGATGAACTTATTAAATATATCCTTTCCCTGGCAGAAATTCCCGAGAAAAAGAAAATATGCGGGATCGTTGGGGTTCCAGCCAAAGCCTCTCTGCAAAGCAAACAAGTCTTATTGAATCTAACAAAGAAGCATATGAGCCAGGTAACACTCATCAGTGAACCATTCGCTATCGCCTATAGAGAAGAAAGACTGAATAATTCAATTATCATTGATCTTGGGGCCGGTACAATAAATTTTTGTACTATGAAAGGAAGAATCCCTGATGAGAACAGCCAGGTCTCCCTGGAAAAAGCAGGAAATTATGTTGATACCATCTTGTTTGATGCTTTGAAGCGCAAATTTCCTGATGCTCAACTGACCCTGAATATTGTAAAAAAATTCAAAGAAAAACATGGTACCATACTAAGCGGTGGTGGTAATATCATGGTTGAACTCCGAATGCATGGCAAACCGCAGACTCTCGATATTACTGAGGAAATGATCAACGCCTGTTCGACATTTGTACCCAACATGATTGAGGAAATCAAAAAACTGGTCGTCAGCTTTGACCCAGAATCCCAGGAGGAGGCCATGAAAAATATCATACTGGCAGGCGGTATGAGCAAAATAAAAGGATATGATTCCGTGATCAAAGAAGCTTTATCTGATTATGGGGATGCACAGGTTCACGCTTTAGAAGATCCTTTATATGCAGTTGCTGAAGGCGCTTTAAAGATTGGAACCGATATACCGGTAAAATACTGGTCCCAGTTAGGTGAAACAGTCGCTGTGGGAAAATAAAGAGAAAAAAGAGTGAAATATCAGCCGGTAACCCTTATCCCCCAAAAAAAAGAATACGGGTTACAGGAGACCATGTAATCTCCTCCTCACCTGTCGAAATACTCCCAGCCAGTCTTTGGGGTGAGAATGACGAAATAACCGCATAGTTGGATACCAGGGGCTTCCATCCCGGTCTTGCAGCCAGCGCCAGGCTGGTGCAAATGGCAACAGGTTCCAAACAGGTTTGCCCATTGCCCCTGCTAAGTGGACGATTACTGTATCGAT is drawn from Candidatus Scalindua sp. and contains these coding sequences:
- a CDS encoding rod shape-determining protein, with translation MTKAQSTSESNFIVGIDLGTSRSAIVTENGVKGVVESIVGWPQDIIGLKVLGNSIAIGDTALEFREFLEISYPLANGVIKEGVKRDVEAADELIKYILSLAEIPEKKKICGIVGVPAKASLQSKQVLLNLTKKHMSQVTLISEPFAIAYREERLNNSIIIDLGAGTINFCTMKGRIPDENSQVSLEKAGNYVDTILFDALKRKFPDAQLTLNIVKKFKEKHGTILSGGGNIMVELRMHGKPQTLDITEEMINACSTFVPNMIEEIKKLVVSFDPESQEEAMKNIILAGGMSKIKGYDSVIKEALSDYGDAQVHALEDPLYAVAEGALKIGTDIPVKYWSQLGETVAVGK